The following is a genomic window from Candidatus Bathyarchaeia archaeon.
TGCCATATTGGGTTCAGCTGCGAGATTGAATACGAGGAGAAAGATACTTGTATCTAGTGTGGAGCATCTAAGCGTGATTTTTCCCGCGGAGCGGCTTGAAAAGTATGGGTTTAAAGTGGTAAAGGTACCAGTCAATGAGGAGGGTTTCGTCGATTTAGATTTTCTATCTAACCAAGTAGATGAGGAAACCCTGCTGGTAAGCGTGGCAACTGTGAACCATGAAATTGGCACAATACAAGACGTGAAGGCTATATGTGAAATAGTCAAGGATAAAGATGAGGAAATCTTGATTCATAGTGATGCATGCGACGCCCTTGGAAGAACACCCTTAGATCTGAAAAGATTGAACCTCGACTTCGCCTCCTTTAGCAGCCACAAAATATACGGCCCAAAAGGTGTAGGTACATTATATGTCAAGGAAGACGTCAGGGTGGAGCCTATTCTTCATGGGCAGCTCAGTACGCAGAAGCTTTGGCCTGGAGTTGAAAATGTTCCTGGGATAGTGGGCTTCTCTAAGGCTGTTGAAATAATGCAAAAAAACTTCGACGGTTACGTTTCAAAGATGAGTGGGCTTAGAGACCGTTTGATAAATGGTATACTTGAAGGCATAGACTATACTTTATTGAATGGTCCAGCCGGAGAGAAGCGTTCCCCTGACAACGCGAACATCAGCTTCCTTTATTGCGAAGGTGAAGCTTTAACAGTGGAGCTGAGCATCAAGGGCGTTTATGTTTCCAGTGGGAGCGCATGCACAAGCCGTGTACTCGAGCCTAGCCACGTTCTCTTGGCTATTGGACGTAAATACGAGGAGGCTCATGGAAGCTTACTCATGAAAGTTTCCCCCTTCCATTCAAGTTCAGACATAGATTACATCTTAGAAGTTCTGCCTGAGGCTGTTAAGAGGATCAGGTCGTTGAGCCCCATTAAACCTGTAGGGGGTAAATAGAATGTCAAGCCGCGTACCATTAACATACAGCCAGAAAGTGTTAGAGCTCTTCAAAAACCCAAAAAACCTAGGAAAGATTGAAGATGCGGATGCTGAGGCGATGGCTGGAAGCCTAGCATGTGGAGATATGATAGCCATATCCTTGAGAATAGATGAAAACGTTGAAAGGATACTCGACGCTAGATTTGAGAGTTATGGATGTGCTGCAAACATAGCTGCTGCCAGTATAATGACTGAAATGATCAAAGGCAAACTACTACAAGAAGCTTGGATGACATCATGGAAGGAAATATCTGATGAACTTGGCGGTCTCCCCTCAGTGAAATATCACTGCGGCATACTTGCGGTGGGAGCTCTGAGAAGAGCCATTAGAGCCTACTATAAAGATAAGCATCGACCCGAATGGCTTCCTGAAGAATATACACCAGAAGAGAAACATGCTCTAGAAGAAGAGAAGCTCCTAGAGATACTTGAAAAAAGAGCTCAAGGAATAAGAGGCAAGTGATTGTTAGTGATACTTCTCTACTTCACCTCCAACGGGGGCACGATAAGAAAGATTGGTGAGCCGCTTACAGATTTCAAAATCGGGGTTGTCGGCGTATTGGAGGTTGACGGCCCACCCACACCGGCAAACATAAAGCAAATTGTCGAGATAGGCAAGTCTTTACCTGGCGAAATTGGGGAGGAAGCATATTTTCTACCGCCTTCCTACAGATACGAGCGACAAGGCTTAAAGCCGGATGAGTGGAATAGTTGAAAACTGTCTTATTTATCTGCGTGGAGAACAGTTTCAGAAGCGTAATTGCTGAGGCTTACTTTAACAAGTACGGGCCCAAAGGATGGAAGGCCATGAGCGCCGGCATACAGCCAGCGGAGAGTGTTCATCCTAACGCTGTCAGACTTATGCTTGAAGAGGGCATAGACATAAGTCACAAAAAACCTCAAATCATGACGAGAAGTCTTCAGGAGGAGGCTGATGTCGCGGTAATTGTTTGCAGCGGAGCACTATGTCCAATAGTCTACACTGGGCATGTTGAAGAATGGAATATACCTGATCCGGCGGAAGTGTCAGTAGAGGAAGCAAGAAAAATCAGAGACGCTATAAAACAGAGAGTGCTAAATCTTATAGACAGGCTCAAGGCCTAATAAACCGAAAGACGCTTACACCACGAGAAATATACACTTTTATATTGGAAGCAATAACACTCACCCGATTTTTTATATTAGGGATCATAATATCTGAGAGAAAACTGAATCTGCTAGAATTAAAACGAAAATTATTGCTGGAGGAGATTCAACTTCATAAAAGCGTTATTTCTGTGATGATGAAAATGGACTAAAATATTGGAGGACCCAATTTTGTCTGGCTATGGTAAAATTTATGACGTAATAATTGTTGGTGCTGGCTCGGCTGGATTAACGGCGCCCATATATACTGCTAGGAAGAAGATGGATTTCGCGGCGTTCATAGTTGATATTGGCTGTCAGGTGACTTCTCCGAAGTTGAGAATTATATTGGGCTTTTAGCGTACTACTGGCGAGGAGCTTGCAAAAAAGTTCTAGAGCATCATAAGTGTTACAGTTTTGACCTCAAGATAGAGGAGGTTAAGGGGGTTGGGGTTACAAGGCAAGTTATTTAGCGTTAAGACGGTTAAAAAAATACAGTTATGCTCGCATAGGTTGCTTACCCACGGATCCAAGTTTTGTTAGGAGACTAAGAGGACGACTGAAACACGAGGAAGGTTAAGGCTTGAAGACGTCGACTTATCGAGAGTTGGACGCCATTTTAGGTTGGAGATGGCGAAAATCGTCGTGGGTAGAGATGAAGGTGAGAAAAGTTATTAAGGATTTCGCAAAAACTATGAGTTTAAGCTTCATTCTTCTAGTTAATCACTAAGGGAATTGCCTGTTAGGTCTAAGCGTTTTTCCTTCTTTACGTAATAATGTGCAAAGGTTGCAAAAGTTCGCCATAACTTCTTCGACGCCCTTTCTTTCAGTTGCTATCTCTTTTGCAGTCTCGCAGGCAGCATTTTGAATGAAAGGAAGAACACCTTTCAACTTTTTTATGTTAATTTGACCTCGTTTCGAGTGAAGGTACTGACTTATTGCGGCTTGAGTTGTACCAAGTTTTTCAGCAGCCTCGATCTGCGTAAAGTTGTACTTCTCAACGAGCTCCTTTGCAACAAATGATCTGAAGAGTGGCAGAATATACTGCGCAACCGCCTGGCATACAGGATACATCTCTTTCATCCACCATATAACATGCTTATACTTATAAATAAGTTCTACTCCGCCAATATTTGATTTTGACGAAAGGTTTTGGCCCTCCTCCTATGCCTCTTTGAAGGCTTTGAGCAGTTATAGACGCCTTTGAGAGGCTTTTGGAGACCATTAAAGAGGCGGGTCTATTTAAGCGTAATGAGGTTTCGCTTGAAGTGAAGGTTTGGGCGATAACCCTTTACTTTACTTGGCTGAGTGTGAGAGCCATAACTGAGCGCTATGGCTGTTAGAGACCAGCAGGGAACCTGTCAGGCTTTGGGTTCAAGGGCTTGAGACCTTGGTCTACCATGACCCTACGAGGCCTAGGAAGGCTCGTGGCCGTGGATGAGGCGAAGACGATTCTGACGACCTGTGTCTTTACATTTGGGCCACCGTCGACGTGGATATAGAGGAGATTTTGGGCGTGTACGCTTCATGGCAGCGCTCCAATCTCAACGTCTCCATGTTCTTCCACATGACGCTGAGGGCCTCCACCAACAGGCCCTTAATCTTGTTTGACGGCGGCCCTGGCGTGTTTTCTTAGCGCAAGGTTTGATACGAAAATTCGGGAATAAGGTATGGTAAGCGATGTTTATAATCCATTTTTTCCTAGAAACGATCCTAAGCCGGTACCGGCGAGATAAGCCAATTTCTCTCCGAACACTTTAAGCATGGGGCATATAAACAAGGGATACCCCAAGTCCCTATCTCGCCAGTATCCCTAAGCCTGAAGCCGACATTACTCGAACTGTATTCTGTATAGTGCTTATTTCTCGTCGTAGGCGGATGGGCAAGCTCTTTGGATATGGGTCTTATATGGCTACTTGAAGGAGGCTTAAGAATTGGCGTGAGGAAGGCGGCGGGGAAAAGATACGAGTACCGGTGTAAGGTTGCTCAGTGGACGAGCTAACCGTTGACAAAATCGGTGTTAACAGTCCGACTGAAGGGTAGGGGGAGCTTTCCATCTGCGCTTTATCCAATAATTATATTTTAGTGGCCTGAAAAGGCAAGAAATATCTTGAGAGCCTCTCAGAATTATCGGCTCTCTGGGCACAACCGGATGTCAAAAAATCTAGCGCTTTTCTTCAATCAATCGATCTATCTTTTTTCCTCAAACTTTCTGTGGAGCCGTGTCCTCCATCCGTTCAACGGCTTAATATTCCATTAAGAATAATTTAATCAAAAATATATTAATATTGGAATCATCAACCTCCAGCGTCGATAACACAGTTATAGAGGCGAATACAACTGGACTATATAAAAGCTCTAAGATGCAGGGAATGTAAAGCTACATACCCGCCTGGAAAGATGAGCACATGCCCGAAATGCCTAGGACCCTTAGAGGTAGAATACGAGTATGAGCTCATACCTAGAAACCCAGCGAAGTTCATCGAGAAAGGCTTCACCGACTTGTGGAGATACCGGAAACTCTTACCGTTAAAAGGCAGCTCCCAGATAGTAAGTCTACATGTAGGTTTAACTCCACTCCTTAAAGCCCAGCGACTGGCGGAGAAACTCAAGCTAAAAACTCTATACGTTAAGAACGACGCCATTAACCCCACAGGATCCTTCAAGGACAGACCGGTGACCGTCGCCGTCTCCAAGGCTATAGAGCTCGGGTTCAAAGCAGTTGGATGCGCCTCCACGGGGAACCTGGCCGCCGCCACCGCCGCCCACGCTGCTAAAGCCCACCTCCCCTGCTATGTATTTGTCCCCGAGAACTTAGAGCCGAACAAGATCGCCCAGACCTCCATCTTCGGAGCAAACATCATCACCGTGAAGGGAACTTACGACCAGGCAAACAGAATGGCTGCAGAGGCAGCGGATCGAAACAACATAGCCATACTTAACGTAAGCATCAGATCCTACTATGTGGAAGGATCTAAGACAACCTCGTTCGAGATCTGCGAGCAACTGGGGTGGAGAGCTCCAGATCACGTCATCCTGCCCATGGCCAGCGGCGCCCTCATATGCTCCTTAAACAAGGGTTTTCAAGAGCTCGTAAAAGTTGGATTGATCGAGGAGAAAACCCCTCGGCTTTCAGGAGCTCAGCCAGCCGGCTGCTCGCCCATCATCGACGCCCTCAAAAGAGCGGGAGGGGAAGTCATCCCAGTGGAGGAGCCGAAAACGATCGCTAAAAGCCTGGCCATAGGGGAGCCTGGCGACGGCATATACGCCGTCAAAACCATCTCTCAAACCAGAGGATGCGGTGAAGCAGTAAGCGACGAAGAGCTTATTGAAGGAATCCAGCTGCTTGCGAAAACAGAGGGGATCTTCACCGAGCCGGCGGGAGGCGTAACCGTTGCGGCCTTGAAAAAGATGCGGGAGAACGGAGAAATCGAGAAAGACGAGGATGTCGTCTGTTACATAACTGGCAATGGGTTAAAGACGCCTGAAGCCGTCACGCACTCAATCCAAAACGCTTTGAACCGATTAAAGGTGGCATAGTTCATGGCTAAAGTGAATTTGAAGCTTCCATCCATCATAGCGGTCAAGACTGGAAACATCAGAGAGCATTGGGTTGAAGCCGACACCGTTAGAGATGCAATTCACCAAATTGACGAAAGGTTTCGAGGGGAGTTAGGGAAAGTCGTCTTCGACATTGAGGGAGGGGTAAAGCGGACCATAAATGTCTACGTTAACGGGAGAAACATCCGGTTTACTGGGGAGCTGGAAACAAAGCTGAAGGACGGGGATGAAATTACCCTACTACCTGCTGTCAGCGGAGGATAACAAATCAAATGAAGGTGTTAATAGTAGGTTTCGGA
Proteins encoded in this region:
- a CDS encoding cysteine desulfurase family protein gives rise to the protein MTYSDLSQSLQGLIRSHGEPSREVYLDYENSGFIIPEALRAMINAYRRGGRGHPSITHRVGWTAYQTLYEATSKIASTLNCSTDEILYTHSGTEANNLAILGSAARLNTRRKILVSSVEHLSVIFPAERLEKYGFKVVKVPVNEEGFVDLDFLSNQVDEETLLVSVATVNHEIGTIQDVKAICEIVKDKDEEILIHSDACDALGRTPLDLKRLNLDFASFSSHKIYGPKGVGTLYVKEDVRVEPILHGQLSTQKLWPGVENVPGIVGFSKAVEIMQKNFDGYVSKMSGLRDRLINGILEGIDYTLLNGPAGEKRSPDNANISFLYCEGEALTVELSIKGVYVSSGSACTSRVLEPSHVLLAIGRKYEEAHGSLLMKVSPFHSSSDIDYILEVLPEAVKRIRSLSPIKPVGGK
- a CDS encoding iron-sulfur cluster assembly scaffold protein, which encodes MSSRVPLTYSQKVLELFKNPKNLGKIEDADAEAMAGSLACGDMIAISLRIDENVERILDARFESYGCAANIAAASIMTEMIKGKLLQEAWMTSWKEISDELGGLPSVKYHCGILAVGALRRAIRAYYKDKHRPEWLPEEYTPEEKHALEEEKLLEILEKRAQGIRGK
- a CDS encoding arsenate reductase ArsC; translated protein: MKTVLFICVENSFRSVIAEAYFNKYGPKGWKAMSAGIQPAESVHPNAVRLMLEEGIDISHKKPQIMTRSLQEEADVAVIVCSGALCPIVYTGHVEEWNIPDPAEVSVEEARKIRDAIKQRVLNLIDRLKA
- a CDS encoding helix-turn-helix domain-containing protein translates to MKEMYPVCQAVAQYILPLFRSFVAKELVEKYNFTQIEAAEKLGTTQAAISQYLHSKRGQINIKKLKGVLPFIQNAACETAKEIATERKGVEEVMANFCNLCTLLRKEGKTLRPNRQFP
- a CDS encoding threonine synthase; the encoded protein is MKALRCRECKATYPPGKMSTCPKCLGPLEVEYEYELIPRNPAKFIEKGFTDLWRYRKLLPLKGSSQIVSLHVGLTPLLKAQRLAEKLKLKTLYVKNDAINPTGSFKDRPVTVAVSKAIELGFKAVGCASTGNLAAATAAHAAKAHLPCYVFVPENLEPNKIAQTSIFGANIITVKGTYDQANRMAAEAADRNNIAILNVSIRSYYVEGSKTTSFEICEQLGWRAPDHVILPMASGALICSLNKGFQELVKVGLIEEKTPRLSGAQPAGCSPIIDALKRAGGEVIPVEEPKTIAKSLAIGEPGDGIYAVKTISQTRGCGEAVSDEELIEGIQLLAKTEGIFTEPAGGVTVAALKKMRENGEIEKDEDVVCYITGNGLKTPEAVTHSIQNALNRLKVA
- a CDS encoding MoaD family protein, whose product is MAKVNLKLPSIIAVKTGNIREHWVEADTVRDAIHQIDERFRGELGKVVFDIEGGVKRTINVYVNGRNIRFTGELETKLKDGDEITLLPAVSGG